From a single Pseudorasbora parva isolate DD20220531a chromosome 15, ASM2467924v1, whole genome shotgun sequence genomic region:
- the si:dkey-90m5.4 gene encoding leucine-rich alpha-2-glycoprotein: MNSWLMHALSVMVVFCCRDALSCPKRCTCHFSAKSTEVVCPDAGLSHFPGDGLPGNTTYLTIQFTNLSVLTPQHLIAIPLLEELHLPGNKLSSLPADLLKDLHYLHTIDLTDNELRELPAYVFHHAPLLNLVLKDNRISKLHPDWLPNNSNLTWLDLSGNHLMKFPVTQLQSLIHLKVLHLSQNKLEELPVGFLDNHPALERLYLDQNKIQSLDEKAFSRSANLTHIFLQKNRLDSLPPTVFQGLKRLEYVDLSDNRLQFLSPGILDINTSWVELTFNPWHCDTKIEYLWRKLTMESLQSEPKCAAPENLKDRVIATLTRKEMGLPESEKHDPKEK, encoded by the exons ATGAATTCCTGGCTCATGCACGCGCTCTCGGTGATGGTCGTCTTCTGTTGCCGTGACGCCCTCTCGTGCCCAAAGCGATGCACGTGCCACTTCAGCGCAAAATCAACCGAGGTCGTGTGTCCTGATGCTGGCCTCTCTCATTTCCCTGGAGACGGTCTCCCAGGCAACACCACCTACTTAACCATCCAGTTTACCAACCTGAGCGTGCTGACCCCTCAACACCTGATCGCCATCCCACTGCTAGAGGAGTTACACCTGCCTGGCAACAAACTGAGCAGCTTACCGGCAGATCTGCTGAAGGACCTTCATTACCTGCACACCATAGACCTGACGG ATAATGAACTTCGAGAGCTGCCTGCGTATGTTTTCCATCATGCTCCACTCCTCAACCTGGTGCTGAAAGACAACCGCATCTCCAAACTTCACCCAGACTGGCTGCCCAACAACAGCAATCTCACATGGTTGGATTTGTCCGGAAACCATCTTATGAAATTCCCAGTGACCCAACTCCAAAGTCTGATTCACCTAAAGGTTCTGCACCTCTCACAGAACAAACTCGAAGAGCTTCCAGTTGGGTTTCTAGATAATCACCCTGCTCTAGAGAGACTTTATTTGGACCAGAACAAAATCCAGTCCCTGGATGAAAAAGCCTTTAGCCGTTCTGCTAATCTGACTCACATCTTCCTGCAgaaaaatagactagacagcctCCCGCCAACTGTATTTCAAGGGCTCAAGCGGTTGGAGTATGTTGACCTCAGTGACAACAGGCTGCAGTTTCTGTCTCCTGGTATATTAGATATTAATACCAGTTGGGTGGAGTTGACCTTTAACCCTTGGCATTGTGACACTAAAATAGAGTACCTGTGGAGGAAACTGACCATGGAGTCCCTGCAATCAGAGCCCAAATGTGCTGCACCAGAGAATCTGAAAGATCGTGTCATCGCAACACTCACCCGCAAAGAAATGGGCCTGCCAGAGTCAGAGAAACATGATCCCAAAGAGAAGTAg
- the slc10a4 gene encoding sodium/bile acid cotransporter 4 — MDTSSTVPNSDASTAALTRLLNFTEDPASFLEKPSMAGLRATEEPLSLVVSSFRADVAPAGLLAGPFSPSEEPTHLIVAFWDSPLSHGINVFVGFVLCFTMLGLGCTVELSQLGEHIRKPIGVLLAVLCQFVLMPLIAFLLALAFSLNDVAAMAVLLCGCCPGGNLSNIMSWLVNGEMNLSIVMTISSTVLALVLMPLCLWMYSRAWINTPVVNLLPFGAIILTLCSTLIPIGLGVWLRQRYARVSEIIIKVSLWSLLVTLLMLFIMTGTMLGPELLATIPASVYLVAVLMPMSGYAAGYGLAALFDLPPNSRRTVSLETGCQNVQLCTAILKLAFPPQLMGGMYMFPLLYALFQAAEAGIFILVYRMYRKEVLHKQDLMEDDDDDTSISYKRMKEDDVPFDSSYGAVTVSDPNVIALESRDAVGSPTPV, encoded by the exons ATGGACACATCCAGCACCGTGCCAAACAGCGACGCGTCCACCGCCGCGCTCACGCGACTTCTAAACTTCACGGAGGATCCCGCCAGCTTCTTGGAGAAGCCTTCCATGGCAGGGCTGCGCGCCACAGAAGAGCCGCTGTCTCTCGTGGTCAGCAGCTTCAGGGCTGATGTGGCTCCAGCGGGGCTCCTGGCGGGTCCGTTCTCGCCCTCTGAAGAGCCCACTCACCTGATTGTGGCTTTCTGGGATTCACCCCTGAGTCACGGGATCAATGTGTTTGTTGGCTTTGTCCTGTGCTTCACCATGCTGGGGCTGGGCTGCACGGTGGAGCTCAGTCAGCTGGGCGAGCACATCCGAAAGCCCATAGGTGTCCTGCTGGCGGTGCTGTGCCAGTTCGTCCTCATGCCCCTCATCGCCTTCCTCCTGGCTCTGGCCTTCTCCCTCAATGATGTGGCCGCTATGGCTGTGCTGCTTTGCGGCTGCTGCCCTGGAGGAAACCTCTCCAACATCATGTCATGGCTGGTCAACGGCGAGATGAACCTCAG CATCGTCATGACCATCTCGTCCACTGTCCTGGCGCTCGTGCTCATGCCGCTGTGTTTGTGGATGTACAGTCGCGCGTGGATCAACACACCCGTGGTGAACCTCCTGCCCTTCGGCGCGATCATTCTCACCCTCTGCAGCACACTCATTCCCATCGGGCTCGGGGTCTGGCTTAGACAGCGCTATGCTCGAGTGTCCGAGATCATCATTAAG GTGTCTCTGTGGTCTCTCCTGGTCACTCTGCTGATGCTTTTCATCATGACTGGAACTATGCTGGGCCCGGAGCTTTTGGCCACCATCCCTGCCTCTGTATACCTGGTGGCCGTGCTCATGCCCATGTCCGGCTACGCGGCAGGATACGGCCTGGCGGCGCTCTTCGACCTCCCCCCCAACAGTCGGAGGACCGTGTCTTTAGAAACCGGATGCCAGAATGTGCAGCTCTGCACAGCTATCCTGAAGCTGGCCTTCCCTCCGCAGCTGATGGGCGGCATGTACATGTTTCCTCTGCTGTACGCGCTCTTCCAGGCAGCAGAGGCTGGCATCTTCATTCTGGTTTACCGCATGTACAGGAAAGAGGTTTTACATAAACAGGACCTCatggaggatgatgatgatgatacaaGCATATCCTACAAGAGAATGAAGGAAGATGATGTGCCGTTCGATTCTTCGTACGGTGCGGTGACAGTGAGCGATCCAAATGTCATTGCGCTGGAGTCACGGGATGCTGTTGGAAGCCCCACGCCTGTATAA